The Amblyomma americanum isolate KBUSLIRL-KWMA chromosome 3, ASM5285725v1, whole genome shotgun sequence genome window below encodes:
- the LOC144123544 gene encoding deoxynucleoside triphosphate triphosphohydrolase SAMHD1-like: MGSSEGTRETPHAVASTATTADESPGALQRRPALPPRKVFWDPVHGEISLHPVSVAIVDTPEFQRLRHIRQLGLVSYVYPGASHSRFEHSLGTAHLARLLGARLRDNQPELNVTEKELLCLEVAGLCHDLGHGPFSHIWERFYRSGARDRGLALVWTHEAMSCKLLEHLITANGLQDVFDAWELHFGQGLTHRDLKLIQDLIMANLEQAMPSRRFLFQIVSNDDSGLDVDKWDYYLRDCHAVGVTCGFQYERLVSSARVIRGPDGAAHIAFRDKEVGNVYEMFRTRSRLHHSVYRHHFVGVVEAMVCDALRLADGKANFVFGGDGRRLCLWQTTHEAILPGAGKAKLKDFATLTDSFVELSVRHAASSDPDVVQAQKLWAALDCRLRKAQSLYCSLGTLPHRDDFTGEALRLSLLAAVPEAVRPRAQDLLVNLENVHWGRGKEDPVKNVLFYRKSQPDVPLRVADLRHICISPEIPSKFHDPRWHLILRAQAKPGFQEHLHRWLTQLRTAHEE; the protein is encoded by the coding sequence ATGGGCAGCTCAGAGGGCACACGCGAGACGCCGCACGCCGTCGCCTCGACGGCTACAACCGCTGACGAGAGCCCTGGCGCGCTACAGCGTCGGCCTGCGCTGCCACCTCGCAAGGTCTTCTGGGACCCCGTGCACGGCGAGATCTCCCTCCACCCCGTTTCAGTCGCCATCGTGGACACGCCCGAGTTCCAGCGGCTCCGTCACATTCGGCAGCTGGGGCTGGTCTCCTATGTCTACCCGGGCGCCTCGCACAGCCGTTTTGAGCACAGCCTTGGCACGGCACACCTGGCAAGACTCCTGGGGGCTCGCCTGCGAGACAACCAGCCCGAGCTGAACGTCACCGAGAAGGAACTCCTGTGCCTGGAGGTGGCGGGCCTGTGCCACGACTTGGGCCACGGGCCCTTCTCGCACATCTGGGAGCGGTTCTACCGCAGTGGAGCGAGGGACAGGGGGCTTGCGCTGGTGTGGACTCACGAAGCTATGTCTTGTAAGCTCCTGGAACATCTGATCACCGCAAACGGTCTGCAGGACGTCTTCGACGCTTGGGAGCTCCACTTCGGGCAAGGGCTAACCCATCGCGACCTGAAACTTATTCAGGACCTCATCATGGCTAACTTGGAACAAGCAATGCCTTCAAGGCGCTTCCTGTTCCAAATCGTGAGCAACGACGACTCCGGCCTCGACGTGGACAAGTGGGACTACTACTTGAGGGACTGCCACGCCGTGGGCGTGACCTGCGGTTTCCAGTACGAGCGGCTCGTAAGCAGCGCTCGGGTCATACGGGGCCCAGACGGCGCGGCGCACATTGCTTTCCGCGACAAGGAGGTAGGGAACGTGTACGAGATGTTCCGAACGCGCAGCAGACTCCATCACAGCGTTTACCGTCACCACTTCGTAGGCGTCGTCGAGGCCATGGTTTGCGACGCACTTCGTTTGGCCGACGGAAAAGCAAATTTTGTTTTTGGCGGTGACGGCCGTCGACTGTGTCTCTGGCAAACGACGCACGAAGCCATTCTGCCAGGTGCCGGGAAGGCGAAATTGAAAGATTTCGCGACCCTAACAGACTCCTTTGTAGAACTGTCAGTGCGCCATGCAGCTTCCAGTGATCCCGACGTGGTGCAGGCTCAAAAACTTTGGGCTGCCCTGGACTGCAGGCTTCGGAAGGCGCAATCGCTATACTGCTCTCTGGGCACCCTGCCGCATCGCGATGATTTCACAGGGGAAGCACTGCGATTGTCTTTGCTTGCTGCTGTACCAGAGGCTGTTCGACCACGGGCGCAGGACCTTCTGGTAAACTTGGAGAACGTGCACTGGGGCAGAGGCAAAGAGGATCCTGTCAAAAATGTGCTGTTCTACCGGAAGTCACAGCCAGACGTTCCGTTGCGAGTCGCTGATCTGCGACATATTTGCATTTCGCCTGAGATTCCGTCAAAGTTCCACGATCCTCGCTGGCACCTTATTTTGCGGGCACAGGCGAAACCTGGGTTTCAAGAGCACCTGCATCGATGGCTGACGCAGCTGAGAACGGCGCATGAAGAGTAG
- the LOC144123545 gene encoding deoxynucleoside triphosphate triphosphohydrolase SAMHD1-like — MSCKLLEHLITANGLQDVFDAWELHFGQGLTHRDLKLIQDLIMANLEQAMPSRRFLFQIVSNDDSGLDVDKWDYYLRDCHAVGVTCGFQYERLVSSARVIRGPDGAAHIAFRDKEVGNVYEMFRTRSRLHHSVYRHHFVGVVEAMVCDALRLADEKLRFVGHSDNRRLRLWQTTHDAALPDSGREEMEAFVALTDHFVELSVRYADSGEADVVQAKAIWNALECRFRKPDSLYRSLGSFPRYGDFTAEALRALFLKALPEGVRPRPQDLLVNLENVHWGRAREDPVKSVLFYRKYQPEVAVSVDRLRPFGYTAFLPSEFEDSRWHVILRTCPEPGLEEHLEQCFDTVREMMRRHLLGQECGVAKM, encoded by the coding sequence ATGTCTTGTAAGCTCCTGGAACATCTGATCACCGCAAATGGTCTGCAGGACGTCTTCGACGCTTGGGAGCTCCACTTCGGGCAAGGTCTAACCCACCGCGACCTGAAACTTATTCAGGACCTCATCATGGCTAACTTGGAACAAGCAATGCCTTCAAGGCGCTTCCTGTTCCAGATCGTGAGCAACGACGACTCCGGTCTGGACGTGGACAAGTGGGACTACTACTTGAGGGACTGCCACGCCGTGGGCGTGACCTGCGGTTTCCAGTACGAGCGGCTCGTAAGCAGCGCTCGGGTCATACGGGGCCCAGACGGCGCGGCGCACATTGCTTTCCGCGACAAGGAGGTAGGGAACGTGTACGAGATGTTCCGAACGCGCAGCAGACTACATCACAGCGTTTACCGTCACCACTTCGTAGGCGTCGTCGAGGCCATGGTTTGCGACGCACTTCGGCTGGCCGACGAAAAATTACGATTTGTCGGGCACAGTGACAATCGTCGCCTGCGCCTGTGGCAAACCACGCACGATGCTGCTCTTCCGGACTCCGGTCGAGAGGAGATGGAAGCGTTTGTTGCCCTCACTGACCATTTCGTGGAACTCTCGGTGCGCTACGCGGATTCCGGAGAAGCCGACGTCGTGCAAGCCAAGGCTATCTGGAACGCTCTGGAGTGCAGGTTTCGCAAACCGGACTCGTTGTACCGTTCTTTGGGAAGCTTTCCCCGCTACGGTGACTTCACTGCCGAAGCTCTGCGCGCGTTGTTCCTGAAAGCTCTGCCAGAGGGAGTCCGACCACGGCCGCAGGACCTTCTGGTAAACTTGGAGAACGTGCACTGGGGCCGTGCACGGGAGGATCCGGTCAAGAGTGTGCTGTTTTACCGGAAATATCAGCCGGAAGTAGCAGTTAGTGTCGACCGGCTGCGACCTTTCGGTTACACCGCCTTTCTGCCGTCAGAATTTGAGGACTCTCGCTGGCACGTTATTTTGCGGACATGCCCCGAACCTGGTCTTGAGGAGCACCTGGAGCAGTGTTTTGACACAGTGAGGGAGATGATGAGGAGGCATTTGCTTGGGCAAGAATGTGGCGTAGCCAAGATGTAG